A stretch of Scheffersomyces stipitis CBS 6054 chromosome 2, complete sequence DNA encodes these proteins:
- the RAD30 gene encoding DNA polymerase eta subunit (DNA polymerase eta subunit Radiation sensitive. Replication fork is protected from inaccurate synthesis by Pol eta in the absence of DNA damage~go_process DNA repair), translating into MSVKQEFSPGACLATTAAYSTSQFTFKDLRDLNDPSLSYLSPLSVISLIDLNAFFAQVEQLRLGLPVETPVVCVQWSTLIAVSYAARKFGIGRLDTLQSAKQKCPNLVCAHAAVFKKGESHWAYTKGLPNQATHKVSLDPYRRESRKIVKIFQQHCDLVEKASVDESYLDLGRLVYKKLLSLFPLLAEGQDSDYMPSLPDTLPEELQFRGVVIKSTEEENLIQNNTIMSLSQQFPEGPPTIGDWDDVCMLIGSMIVLDIRKALYDEMGYTTSAGIASNKQVAKLAGGFKKPDNQCVIRNRSTYSFLNNFELNDVTSMGGKTGDFVLQKLRVPPDKGISYIRENFTLEAIEEEFNDDIPLAKKIYEIVRGNHRRELVNRMDVKSMMSRKNFLAKHPVETLSDADSWIKVFAGDLYNRMIELDEENLRLSMSQVSNKEKGVIKRPKTLSINLGTSSGIRRSKQAQLMQYSSLDRLWEHFEQIGYRILRDLLETITETAKLNGGRTLKELEAQSLDPRKIKVASISHLSLTISNFIKANDSSLIDSYTGNTETDKESAQAKLKQMFDEVNKSALEKQEKEPSPAPQPRIISSEDKSYIKKLFDDFQMSNHIEEASKSPKRSENKAQGSSMKTSSEKHDSKYIKKLFEDYQTQASLDLTLKSNSGIQHAKEENTKRKLDIFQSLQKRQKPQSKSTDDFLNTLLQTMYCPQCKEEIDNAVEHNDFHVAMEISNRINGH; encoded by the exons ATGTCTGTGAAACAGGAATTTTCCCCAGGCGCATGTTTGGCTACAACAGCCGCGTATTCGACCTCCCAGTTCACGTTTAAAGATCTTCGTGATTTGAATGACCCACTGCTATCGTACTTGCTGCCACTCTCTGTGATATCGCTTATAGATCTAAATGCGTTTTTTGCCCAGGTGGAGCAGTTGCGGTTGGGTTTGCCTGTGGAAACACCTGTAGTTTGTGTTCAGTGGCTGACTTTGATCGCCGTCTCATACGCTGCTCGTAAGTTTGGCATTGGCAGATTGGATACCCTCCAGTCCGCTAAACAAAAGTGTCCCAATCTTGTGTGTGCCCATGCTGCAGTTTTCAAAAAGGGGGAATCGCACTGGGCATATACTAAGGGCTTGCCCAACCAGGCAACGCACAAGGTGTCCTTGGATCCTTATCGTCGTGAGAGTAGGAAGATTGTCAAGATCTTCCAGCAACATTGTGATTTGGTAGAAAAGGCTAGTGTGGACGAGTCGTACTTGGATTTGGGAAGACTAGTTTACAAAAAACTTCTTAGCCTATTCCCCCTACTTGCTGAAGGTCAAGATTCAGATTATATGCCTTCGTTGCCCGACACTTTACctgaagaacttcaatttcgtGGGGTCGTAATAAAGTctaccgaagaagaaaacctCATTCAAAATAACACAATCATGAGTTTGTCGCAACAATTTCCCGAGGGACCACCTACAATAGGTGACTGGGATGATGTATGTATGCTAATTGGATCTATGATTGTCTTGGATATCCGTAAGGCACTTTACGACGAAATGGGATACACCACATCCGCAGGAATAGCCAGTAACAAACAAGTTGCCAAACTTGCTGGTGGATTCAAGAAACCAGACAACCAATGTGTGATCAGAAATCGACTGACCTACAGTTTCTTAAACAACTTTGAGTTGAATGACGTTACCAGCATGGGTGGCAAGACAGGAGATTTCGTGCTACAGAAATTGAGAGTACCGCCTGACAAGGGGATTTCGTACATCAGAGAAAACTTTACTTTAGAGgctattgaagaagagtttaATGATGATATACCTTTGGCAAAGAAGATATACGAGATTGTGAGAGGGAACCATCGCCGTGAACTAGTGAATAGGATGGATGTAAAATCAATGATGTCCCgcaagaacttcttggcGAAGCACCCAGTGGAGACATTGAGTGATGCTGATTCGTGGATTAAAGTGTTCGCAGGGGATTTGTACAATAGAATGATCGAACTTGACGAGGAGAATTTACGTTTGTCAATGCTGCAGGTTtcaaacaaagaaaagggTGTCATTAAAAGACCCAAAACATTGTCGATTAACTTAGGTACATCGAGTGGAATCCGACGCTCTAAGCAAGCCCAGTTGATGCAATATAGTTCTTTGGATAGGCTATGGGAGCATTTTGAGCAAATTGGATATAGAATTCTAAgagatcttcttgaaacGATAACAGAAACAGCAAAACTCAATGGCGGAAGAACgttgaaggaattggaagcgCAAAGTCTTGATCCCAGGAAAATAAAGGTTGCGTCCATTAGCCATCTTTCATTAACcatttccaatttcatAAAGGCTAATGATTCTAGTCTTATAGACTCCTATACTGGAAATACCGAAACCGACAAGGAATCCGCACAAGCGAAATTGAAGCAGATGTTTGATGAAGTGAATAAATCAGCATTGGAAAAGCAGGAAAAGGAACCTTCCCCTGCTCCGCAGCCACGAATAATATCGAGCGAAGACAAATCctacatcaagaaattATTTGACGACTTTCAAATGTCCAATCATATCGAGGAAGCTTCCAAGAGCCCTAAACGTTCAGAAAACAAGGCACAAGGCTCTTCCATGAAAACGTCTTCCGAAAAGCACGATTCAAAATATATCAAAAAATTATTTGAAGATTACCAAACACAAGCTTCCTTGGACCTCACGCTCAAGAGCAATTCCGGAATCCAGCATGCTAAGGAGGAAAATACTAAA AGGAAGTTGGATAttttccaatctcttcaaaaacGCCAAAAACCTCAAAGCAAAAGCACGGATGACTTCCTCAACACTTTATTGCAGACCATGTATTGCCCTCAATGCAAGGAGGAAATCGACAATGCTGTCGAACATAATGATTTCCATGTAGCGATGGAGATTTCCAATAGAATTAATGGGCACTAG